A single genomic interval of Gemmatimonadota bacterium harbors:
- a CDS encoding DUF4375 domain-containing protein, producing the protein MDKFQIERRVGERVRVAAERAIVEAIEELNAAGHSFESSGNGLIDWREPGNDHRLSVFCTVGVSYGQPAVVTGSSSPDDERFISRAQSGRDRAATLLNQLEGGISNGGLYQTIENQGVEFMDECAELLRGIGARASVRIVEAAAGAWREHQAALEGYAALRKQLARLDRRFWGLKESIPALYERTHSSD; encoded by the coding sequence ATGGACAAGTTCCAGATCGAACGACGTGTCGGGGAGCGAGTACGTGTCGCCGCTGAACGGGCCATTGTCGAGGCCATCGAGGAGCTGAATGCGGCTGGCCACAGCTTCGAGTCCTCGGGCAACGGCCTGATCGACTGGCGCGAACCCGGCAATGACCATCGACTCAGCGTCTTTTGCACGGTTGGCGTGAGTTATGGCCAACCCGCGGTCGTCACCGGCTCGTCGTCGCCGGATGACGAACGATTCATCTCCCGCGCGCAGTCGGGACGCGACCGCGCTGCCACGCTACTCAACCAGCTCGAAGGCGGTATCTCGAATGGCGGTCTCTACCAGACGATCGAGAACCAGGGCGTCGAGTTCATGGACGAGTGCGCCGAGCTTCTTCGGGGCATCGGTGCAAGGGCGAGCGTCCGCATTGTCGAAGCGGCGGCTGGGGCGTGGCGCGAACACCAGGCAGCGCTCGAAGGCTACGCCGCGCTGCGCAAGCAGTTGGCCAGGCTCGACCGCCGGTTCTGGGGCCTGAAGGAGAGCATTCCCGCCCTCTACGAGCGCACGCATTCAAGCGACTGA
- a CDS encoding carboxypeptidase regulatory-like domain-containing protein, protein MASLFGRRGSSSAAYGTSCGGPLRIATLLLGCLLLAPLESVGAQPQLSGRVHMAGDSSRPVVDVELALIPGLRTVRSDSAGAFRFGNVSPGTYTLRARRVGFEVFTMEVRVSADQAQTPRMSVPLRSGGARMLAEIKVSGHRVMYPVRLAEPYQRVARGRGAFFTRELIDSLQPWDVFSLLDRVAGVRQIGRDIAVTRCANHGASPGMPGNLHVYLDGVRQTNFNSTLRRNAFDAIRDVVIPSVQLVEVHVSINTIPPEFADDACAVILLWSR, encoded by the coding sequence TTGGCGAGTCTTTTCGGCCGCCGGGGATCCTCCAGCGCGGCCTACGGCACGTCGTGCGGAGGTCCGCTCCGGATCGCCACTTTGCTTTTGGGCTGCCTGCTGCTTGCGCCGCTGGAGTCCGTAGGCGCGCAACCACAACTCAGCGGCCGCGTGCATATGGCCGGCGACTCGTCACGACCTGTAGTGGACGTCGAGCTGGCCCTGATCCCCGGGCTGCGCACTGTGCGGAGCGACTCCGCGGGAGCGTTCCGATTCGGCAACGTGTCGCCCGGCACCTACACTCTGCGGGCGAGGCGAGTGGGCTTCGAGGTGTTCACCATGGAGGTGCGTGTGAGTGCTGATCAGGCGCAGACTCCACGTATGTCCGTCCCCTTGCGGAGCGGCGGCGCACGCATGCTTGCCGAAATCAAAGTCTCCGGTCATCGCGTGATGTATCCGGTCCGCCTTGCGGAGCCATATCAGCGGGTGGCGCGGGGAAGGGGCGCATTCTTCACACGGGAGCTGATCGACAGCCTGCAACCGTGGGACGTATTCTCCTTGCTCGATCGTGTCGCGGGAGTGCGGCAGATTGGGCGCGACATCGCGGTCACCAGGTGCGCCAATCACGGCGCGTCCCCGGGCATGCCGGGCAACTTACATGTCTATCTCGACGGGGTGCGCCAGACCAACTTCAACAGTACGCTCAGGCGCAACGCGTTCGACGCAATACGCGACGTCGTGATCCCCTCCGTACAATTGGTAGAGGTGCACGTGTCCATCAATACGATCCCCCCGGAGTTCGCTGACGACGCCTGCGCAGTCATTCTGCTGTGGAGTCGGTGA